The Helicobacter sp. 11S03491-1 sequence ATTTACAAACTGCACGTAAGCACCTTCATAGCCATATTTACCACTTTCCTTGAGTCCGGATTGTTCTTGTCTGACAAGAGGTTGATAATTCTCAAGCTTACCTTCTTCTTGTAATTTATCAATTCTTTTTTTCATGACATATTCTAGAGGATCTGCTTCAGGCTTAGCCCCAAAAACATGATTTTGTCCTTCTCCTATCTTATGCACAAATTGTCCCAGCGCATAAACATCTTGTTTATCATCTGCACGCTGTTGTTTTGAAATACCCAACATTGAATCAAGTATTTCAGGAGATGCAAACAAAGGATGCCCTGCTTTTGCTTCATCGCCAACTTTTCTAGCCAAACCAAAGTCAATGATTTTTGGCTCATAAGTCTGCGTGTCTAAAAGGATATTATTTCCTTTAATATCACCATGAACAATCCCATTATTCTTAAGATGATTCATGCCTTCTAGAATTCCTTTTGTCAAATGCGAAACACTTCCATAAAACTCAGAGTGATTGATCTGATTCTTATCATAAGCATCTTTTAAAGTTCCCAATACATTATCTAATGTATGTCCCTTAACATATTCCAACAATAGTCCTTGTTGGCCTTGGATTTCTTTGATACCTTCTGTTTTGACAATATTTGGATGTTGGGGTATTGAATTTAAAATCTGAGCTTCTTGGCTCAAATTAGCAAGATATTCAGGTTTTGTAGGGACTTTTACAACATAATCTTTCCCTTCATGATCGACCAAATAAGCCTCTCCATAAGATCCTACACCCAATTTTTTGCCATCAATAGGATTTTGAATTACATGAGTCTCTTCAGTATCTGAACCGGATAAATTCTTCATCCAACTCAATTCAGACTGACTCAAAACAACGCTTGGTTGCAAAGGCATTTCATCTTTTTGCGCTAACAATGTAGATGCCACAGTCCCACCTGTAGGCAACTGCATGTCTGCCGGATTTGAAGAAGATACAGAGGGATTAGACAGAGGTATTTGTTCGGATTGATTCTCTTGAGAAATATTTCCTTCCGGAGTATCCACCCTAGGTTTCTTAGGAGGTGGGGCATAAAGTAAATTTTCAGTTCGTAACACAACAGGTTCATAGCTAATAGGCTCTGCAGGTCCGCTAAAGATTACATTATCAGAATTTTGTGCTGTATGTGTGGGTTTATTTTTGGATCCAAAAAGTTTCTTTGGGAGTTGCTTAGCTTGATGAATATCCCCACTAAAACTCATATTACCTCCTGCAAAAGAAGTATCTGTGAGGACAACTTGAGTATTTTGCGTATCTGTATATAAGTCATCAACAGAAGAACTCACTCCATTTATCATAACCCCTTTTTTGGCATTTGTTTTGATATTGATAGCTGTATGCAAAGTGCTTTTTTGATCTTTATAATCCCCTATATCTGCTTGTGCCCCAAAACTACCTGATGTCCCTCCGGAAAGATATGCACTTCCCCCACCTGTGCTTTGATGCAAAGCCAAATCCAAGACATCTAATTTTCCTGCAACATCAAAATCCCCTTCTTTTGTCTTAGAATCTAAAATAGCTCCTTCAAGTTTTGCATCGCCCTTAACATGGACATTTAATTTTCCTTGCGTTGCAATACCGGATTGCATACCCACACTATCGGAATTTTCATAATAATACCCTCCTCCTCCGTTAAGAGAAACATCTCCTTTAGCAATTGTATTCGTAGCTACTCCAAGAGAAATATCCCCTCCTCCGCTTGCATGAATGCTTTTGGAATCTTTGGAATCTTTAAGACTGGCAATATGCATATTGCCCCCAACAAACACATCTGCACTCCCGGCATTAATCTTGCCCCCAAGCATATTAAAATCTTCTTTAGAAACAACAATGGCTTGATTTTTGATATTAAATTGGGCGGTTTGATTGGTAGTTTCATTTTTATTAGTTAGAGAAAAATTAACACTTCCTCCTATCCCAACATCTGTATTCCCTCCCCATAAGGCTGAATAGCCTGCTGATTCTTGAAGTCTCAACTGCACCCCTACAGAAAAACCACTTTCTTCAGAAGTACTTTTTGCAGCTCTAATTAATGTATTTTTTGCAGAATGAATATATAAATCCTCTGCTTGAAAATTAACTCCTGCTAATTCAACATTTCCTGTAGTGCTTTGGATAAGTACTTTTCCATTTGCTTTAACATTTGTTGTATTTTCAAAATTTTTATGAGAATTTTCATAACCAACTTGGACACCTGCTTCTTGCGTGGAAACGCCACCGGCTAAGTCATTAAAAATAAGATTTGTAACCGCTCCGGCAGCACCGGCAGCCACTATACCTGCATTGAGATTACCCCCATTTGCCGCAGTAGTAGCGATATCTGAAACCATATTCATCGTATCCGCTACAGAACTGGTAGCGGCAAATTTTTGCTTGAGTGAAACATTAATTCCTATAGAACTTGAAGTGCTATCACCAATATATTTGGTAGATAATATAGAACCACCTTTCAAAATAACATGTTTTCCGGAGTCAAAATCTGCACCCCCAATATCTACAGCATCTTTACCGGAAAGAACAATATTTCCTGTTGTGGTTTTTATATTGGCATTTGTATAATATACATCATCTGAAGTTTGGTAATTATAACCCAATTCTAACCCAATCTCTGCAGAAGCCAAAGAGTCCATTTGCACTTTCCCGGAAGTAAGTGTAGCGGGATCAAAATTACTTTGGGCTTGTGCTTTATTCCCATCTACTCCAAAACTTGCTGAAGCTTGATTGCCCATCAAACCCGCTTTTACTGAACCAACAACTCCAAATCCGTAAGATTGACCATCGTTATGATTGGTGTTTTTTCCCGCTTGAATGGTTACTTTACCCAAAGTACTTGAGACAATAGCCCCTTCATCTCCCTTGCCTTCTAATTTTGCCCCAACAATTTTTATATCCCCTTCAGAACCTATAAATAATCCATTTCCGCCCCTAAGAGAAGCAACACTTGAACGAGAAGTATTTTGATTTTGATTCCCTCCTTTAATGCCTAAAACCTGAAAAGATAAATGAGAAGAACTCAAGGTTGCAGTATTTTGAGTATCTAAAATATCGACTTTTTCTTTGCCATAGAGTATTGTCTTCTTATCGGAATCAATTTGAGAAGTTTGCACATTTAATTTCTTCTTGCTATAGATGTTGATATTACCTAATGCTTTAATCGAACTCCCAACAGCTGTTTTTGAATTACCATCGGTGCTGGTTGTAGTGGCATATTCTCTCAAACCTGTTGTAGCATTCACACCACTAAAATATGTTTCGTTTTTGATACTTGCATCCTGTTTGCCTGCAAGAATATTAATATCACCATCTGAAAAAATATTCACTTCTCCTTCTTCAGAAGTTTGATCAAAGGCTGAACCTTTGATAGTAGTACCTTTATGTGATCGAATATTGATATTAGATCCCTTAATACTCGAACCACTTACGGAACTTGTCTGCACAAGAGTAGTGCTGACCCATGAAGTATCTGCGTCATTTTTATGCTCTTGGTTATAATCTACCTTTTTAATTTCTTCATCTACTATCCGGACAAAACCATTTTTAGAGATAATATTTATCCCATTACCATTTTTACCCGATTCAATAGCTGTATTTTTAATATCAATATCCCCCTTAGCCCGGATATTTACTCCAAGTTTAGAGGTTATTTTTGCTTGAGAAAGAATCTGAGGGTTTCCTTTATCATCGGTATTTATTGAACTTTCAGAAACAAATTTTCCCGCTTGAATATCTGTATGATTGCCTGATATGCTCCCTCCTATATTTTTTGCAATATTTTTAGTATTGATCACAACATCCCCAATGGCATCAATATCTGAAGATTTATTACTGAATGCATCTGTATCTAAAAATATATCCCCTACAGCAGCCACACGAGATCGATTAGCATCTTGAGATTTTGAAGGAATTTTCTTAAAAGAGGTATTTTTGGAATAATAGAGTTGGGGTACCAAAACATCTTGCCCATTGATTTTTTTATTCACATACCAAACAATATCTGTATCTAACTTTTCGACTTGTTCTTTACTCAATGGAGTTCCAATGACTAACCCTAGCTTTTTTTGTTCTTTGAGGGCATTATCCAGAAAAGCTTTTACATCTTTGGTGTCTAAAGAGTTGTTATAACCCAAATTTTTTGTTAATTGCTCATTTAAAAGTCTATTTTCATAATAAGCATCTCCAATAACTGAAATAGTCTTATCTGTGGTGTATCCGACTTGCTTTAAAAAATATTCAGAACCATAAAATTGACTCATATCCACCAAATTGGGTCTTGTCTCTATATAATAATTTATCTTCTGCGTAAAAGGTTGCGTATTTTTTTGAAATAAAAGTCTTTGTCCAAGCCTTAAAATACCCTCTTCATCAAGCCCTACAGAATCATAAATTTTTTCTTCTGCCGGAGTAGATTCTGTGTTAGTTGGTTTTTGTGTAGCCTTTAGAGAATCCCCGAGTGTTTCAATTTTGGTCGTTTCAAACTTTTTAACACCCTCTAATTGTCCTTGAGAATTGGTAGGTTCTTTTGTGTTTTCAGTATCTTTAAGTGCTTGATCCTCATTTTGCGCAATGTTTGTAGCATTTACCTGATTTGCATTGGAATTAGATTCTTTAATATCCTCTAATTTTGTTTGGAGATCTTTAATATCTGCATGCATTTGCTGTATTGATCCTGTGCCATTAAAAAAACTCCCATCTTCTGTAATAATATTCCCGCCTGAGAGAACTTGAGCCGGATTTTTAGAAGTAAAATAGTAATAGGCATCGTTATTGAATTGTAGCTTATGAGGATCGCTTTGTGTTATCCAATCTTGCCCATATGCTTTGTCCATCAACTCTTTAAAAAATGAATCCTTGCTCGCCATATCTTTAAGCAATCCAAAATACCCTGCATTGTCATCAGCAGCATTTCTTGCCTTATTTAATACCCCAAAAATATTTCCCCCTCCCAAATGATATGTCACCAAATGACCTGCAAATGTAGGCTCTGCTTCAATATTTTCAATAGTAAACATCCCTAATAATCTACCTACGCCATATTCTTTAGAGGTTGTGATATTATGAAAGTCTCCTCTAACATGGATATCTTTGGAAGCACCAATGATTGAGTTATTATTATAAACACTCGTTTTTCCTGATTCCGAACTAACAGATATTCTCCCTCCAGCCTTTATGATACCTTGTTTATTTGAAAGATCATTTTTAATATCATAGCCTATATAATTGGCTCTAAAATCTCTATTCCAAAAATAACTCTTACTGAAATAATAATACAAAGGCTTTTTTTCATTAAATCTAAAAGAGATATTCCCCATTTCTCTAGCAGTATTATTAAGCACTCGTGTAAGTATTGTCATATCTCCGGAAGAATTAATAAAACCTGCATTATTATTAATTGTATCTGCTTTGAGAAAAATTTGATTCCCTGAATCAATAAAAGCATCTTCTTGATTGGTGATATTGTGCGCTTCAATAGCAACATTATTTCCAAAAATATAACTTCCTTCTTGATTGGTGAAATCCATTTTTGCTTCAAGGGCGATATTTTTCTGTGAAGCCAGCAATGTATTGGCATTGTTGGTAATATTGCCTGCAGCTTTTAACCGGATTGAACCTATATTGCTAAAAGAGTCTTGGATGACAATATCTCCCTCACTCTGGATTAATAACCCCTCATGGGCGCTTATTTTCCCTAAACTTGCATTGATATTAACCGCTCCTGTATGGATACTCAAAATACCTTTGCTTTCAATAGTACCATTTTGATTCTCCAGAACTTCTAAAAGAGATTTGGAAGTATCTTTAAAATCAAAACTCAGTTTATTCTCACTTTGGATCTTTCCGGAATTTAGCACATTTCCAACATTTATCGTTCCATTATAAATATTCATTTCAGAAGTATTGACAAGTTTCTGAGCATCTAATTCAAAAATACTCGCTCTTATGCCTCCATTATTTTGGAGATTACCTGATTGAAGTTTCATGCGATTAGACTCAATTGTGCCTTGATTGATGAAATTGTTTTGGACATTTGCATTTAAAATACCTGCGATCATTGCACCGGAATTTGTAATATCCCCGGATTGGAGTTGGAGTTGATTTGCTGAAATTTTTCCATTATTTTCAAAACTACCTGATTGGATTTGAGTATTTTTGGAAATTATCTCTCCGGTATTTCTAAATATCCCTTTAGAATTTTCAGAAACCAAAGAAAGAGTTTCTGTCCCAACTATCCCTCCATCATTATGCAAATTTTGTATTTTAAAATCAGCATTTTTTCCTTCAATATAAGAAGTTTCTAATTTTAATCCTAACTTATCAATAGTTTCTTGATTTATTTGACTTTTATTATTCAAATCTGTGGCTTTTGCCTTGAGATTTTTGCCGGCAACAATAACGCCATCATTGTTAAGTTTCCCGGAAGTATCTATGCTGATATTTTGACCTACCAGGGCGGTTGTGCTAATATCTCCTTTAGCATCAACGACAATATCATTTGCACTTCTAATGATACCGGAATGGCGAACTCCTACACCTTCTTCAGTACTGATAAAACGGATATACCCAGCATACATAGAACCAAGTAAGTTTCCATCAATAGATAATTGAGGTTTTTTGGATTCAGATTGAGCTGTTGCCTTGATTTGTGGATTATCCATGCTAATCCCCAAACCTACGCTATTGAGACCCCCAATTAAATTCAATCGTTGCACTGCCTTTCCATCAAGATCTGAAATACTTCCCAAAAGTTGCATGCTTCGAGAAATAATAGAAAAATAATCCCCGCTTAGCCCAACTCCCCTTTCTAGAATACTTACATTCCCTCCTTTTACCACAATCTGATGATTAGATCTATCAATCAACCCTGTTGTTAAGGTTACTCCATTTGTGTTGATGAAAGTTGCTCCATTGACAACAAGTCCATTTTCATTCGCGATAATGACATCTGCGCTTTTTCCAAAAACTTCAAGCGTCCCATTCAAAGAGCTATTTTTACCGGAAATAACTTCATTGATAATCAACTTTGCATTTGAGGATAAATTGGGGTTAGCTGTTACATATCCTCCTGTTACAGATATTCCATTTTTTTGGGAATTATTCAAAATCACCCCATTGTCTCTCTCGATATCAAAACTCTCATATTTATTATGAGAGATCCCCTCTACACCGGGATTTACAATATTAACCACATCTCTTCCATTGGCTGCAGAACTCATTTGTGGAGTATAAATATCATTATTTAAAGGGCGTATATGATTTCTAGGTCTTAAATCTGCCCCGGAAAGATGAACACAACAACTCCCAAGAATCTGAATTAAAGACACAAAAACAGACAATGACTTCTTGTATGATTTCATAAATAAATATCCTTTATATCTATATTTTCTAAAAATAAAAATATCTGGTAAAATCTAATCAAATAATCAAAATTTCTTAAGTTATATAATAAATATTATCACATAAAAATATTTAAATTAAAATAAATTGGTACAAATTCTGCCGGCATATCCTTAGATCGCATAAGAGGTTGAGAAATTGTTACCCCTAAACTGATAATTTTCCAAAAATAATTGACTCCAAAAGCAACTCCTGCAATATGGTCATTATGACTCAAACCATAATCTCTGCCCCCTCCATAATCAAGACCAAAAAATGGCTCTAAATTCCAAATACTCCCTTGCAAATAAACTGGTTTTAAGGTAATGGTCTGGGATATATATCCCCCTTTATCAAGAGCCAAAGAGCTTTCCTTAAAACCCCTCACTGTATATTGATCCCCAATGAAAAACTTATCTGCATAATACAATTCATCGCCACTATAGCTTGCCCCAACATTTAGCCGATACATCAAAGCCACATAGTTCCCATAATAAAGATATTTTTGCCAAGAAGCGCTCAGATTAAGTTTATTGTATTGTGCTTTGAAAATAGAATTTTTTGTGTCTTTATAACCACCAAAAAAAGGAACTCCCCTTAAATATTCAATATCTAAATACAAATTCCCCCCAAATAATTTATTGACATGTTCAATACCAATCCCTAAGGCTGTATATTTTTTGCTATTAATTTCAATTAATACCTCATTGATTTTATTTTTTTGTCCCCGAAGCTTAAGCTCTGCATAAACAGTTGTTTTTGCAGTTTTATTTCTATGCAAAACTCTTTGGATTTTAAAAGTATTCCTTAGATTTTCACTTTTATTACTATAACTCCCAAATTGTGCTTGAATATCTGTATAGCTATCTGTATAACTCGCTGAATATAAAAATTTCCAATACCTAAAAGGAAGCGTATAGTTAGCTGAATAAATACTTTCTTTGTTTTTGTTACGACGATGGATAAAGCGTTCCATATAATTCAACGAAAGCGTGTCATTAATCCCTAATAAATTATATTGATTCAATCCCAATACCGATCTAAAAGATCCTTTATCTATCGTAGAGCTATTATTGAATCCTATGCTGATCCCACCGGGTGTTTTAAATTCTTCAATTAAGATATTCGAATAATCCAACTTTTGACTTGGTTCAACTCGCATCTGATAATAATAACCCCCATTGTTAAGGTTCTCAATCCCCTGATCAAGAGCATAAATATCAAGGATATCATTTTTGCCAATTGGAAAGGCATCAAAAACCCTTATATTAGAATATTTAGAATTTTTAATTTCTATATGATTGATATAACCAAGTTTTACTTCCAAAACTAATTTACCTGTTTTGACATTGCCGGATTTTATCGTAACAAGTGTGGTGGTATAGCCTTTTTTAATATAATATTCACTTGTTTTTTTTATGATTTCAAAAATATCTTGTTTTTTTAAAGGCTTATTTTGATAGTTTGCTAACATTTTGATAAGAGTTTTAGGAATTTTAATTTGACTTTGGATACTTATATGTGAAAAGATATATTCTTTATTATCTTCAAATTCTTTGATTTCACCTTGATCGTCACTTTTGTATTTATCAGGATACTGAAGTTGCTCTTGAATATAATTTTGCTCCTTTTGTTTTTCTAATAGATCCAATATTCGATTTTGATTTTGTAACTCCGAATTCGTATTACTGGCCCATAATACTTTCAAGACAATCAAAAAAAACCAAAAAAATTTCAAATTTTTACTCCTATCTTGAATACAACAGATCGATAATGAGGGCTGGTTTTATTAACTTTAATCTCCATGTCATCAAATAAAACCTGAAAAACCACTCTATGAATAGATTTTTCAAATCCAACAGCATAATAAAATGTCTTTTCTAAGGTTGTATTTTGCAAAAATCCCAATCTGCCGATAATTAAAGTATCCAAAAATGTCGGCATTTTAATAAGAGTAAAAAAAAGTCCGACATTCTTTTTGTTGCTTAGCAATGGATTAAGCCTTCTGATTTCTCCTCCTATCCCTACCTCAAAGCTACTGAGTTTCGGAATAGGGGAATAGATATCCACGCCATAATCAAAAAAATTATGCAGAGTTTCAGAGTCAGTTTTAGATTGAAAATTTTGATAAGGAGTAATACCAATTTTTGGCTCAATAACAATTCCTCCAATACCAAAAAGCACCTGAAAATAAAAACAAGAAATGATTAATATTTTTTTCACTATAGTTTTCTCAAATAATTTTAGTTTAAATATATTTTAATAATATTCATAATCATAACAAAATAATACTTAATAGAAAATAATTTTTATTTATAGAATTAAAAATGCCTAAGCAGCTTAATCCCCACCCTATTTCTGTAAAAAAGAAGTCAAAAAACAAATCCAATAAGAATCATTTCTTTAGCCCCATCTAATATTTTAACAATTAGATATAAAACATTCTTTTACGCTTTTTTATGATTAAATATTTTAAAAAACAAATATACCAAGAATCAAATTAGGTATCACCATAAAAAGATTTTGTATAAACTTGGAGTCAGCCGGAGAACTCACCACTCAAAAGCTCTCAATACATCAATCATATTTTCTAAAGAATATGATAAAATTAACTAAAATATATTTTGAACTTTAGGAATTAGATGAAAAAACTACTGGATTGTTTTGAATATTTAAAGCGTTATCACATTGATGTGCTTGATACAATTAGTATCATGCTTGAACTCTTTATTCTCAAAATCCAAAATCCCCAAGCTATCAAATCTCTTATCCAAAGAGATACAAAAAAAGAATTCATTTATGGCAAACTCCAAATTTCTATTCAAACTCTTATCAAGTCTTCTTTTTATGTCAAAATTAATCCTAATGTCAATATTTTAAAAATTCTGAAAACTATTGATCAAATCTCTTTAGACAACAAAACCATTGAACAATTTCTCCATACCATCACCCAAAAAAAAACCGCTAATAAGCTTTATTATTATTCTACTCCCCTGGAAATCAATCAACTTCTCATTTCCCTTCTGGATATACAAACAGATGATGAAATTTATAACCCATGCTATGGAATTGGAAGTGTATTTTTAAGCATTGCCAATATAACCGATAAAATACATCTTTATGGGGAAGAACTTGATGAAAGACTTTCTAATATTGCTCATCTTATCGCTCAAGTAACTCAAATCAAAGATGCCAAACTTTATGTCAATGATATTCTCAAACAACCTATTTTTAAAACCAAAAATGGCTTTGAACGCTTTGATAAAGTGCTTTGTAACCCCCCGCTATATGCTCATATGGGAATAGAATATCTCAAAGAAGATGAACGATTTGGCAAAATGGGGATTTTAGTTAAAAACTATCCTGAACTTGTATTTTTAACCCATGCGCTTGCTCATCTGAAAAAAAGAGGTGTATTTATCATTCGCAACCAAACTCTTCAAAAATCTTCTCTGGAAGAAAAACTTCGCGAACGTTTATGTAAAGAAAAGATGATTGAGGCTGTCATTGAACTGCCCAAAAATATTTTTCCTCATCAAAATCATGAATTTTCCATCCTTGTAATTTCTCCAAACAATGAAAACATTTTACATATCAATGCCAATAATGAATACTTTTATCAAAAAGATGGTAAATATAATCGTTTGTTGCATGTTGATGAAATCGCAAATATTTTTAAAAAAAAACTAAAAACCCCATACTCTACACTCACCCCTCTTTCTCAAGTCCAAATCCATGATTTAAGAGCACAAACTTACCTCAACAAGCACCATAGACTAGAACATACTCACACTCTCCAATCATTACAAGTAGAGATCTTTAGAGGGCAAAGAGTTTATGGCAGTCCAAAAGATAAAACTATCACTTATTATGATGTAGGGATTGCTGATTTTAAACCTTATGGATTTACACAATCTTTTGATAATAAAAAATTCTCTGGAGATATTCTAAAAATCAAAAAATATGCCCTTAAATCCTATGATATTCTTCTTTCTTTGAGGGGCATCTCACCAAAAATAGCTCTACTGGGCGAGATTGATTGTATCTGTGTAGCCAATGCAGGGATTATCACCCTAAGAACAAAAGATAAAAAAACCGCTATCAGTCTTTATTGTTATTTTTTCTCTACACAAGGCGAAAATGCTCTAAAAAAAATCTATGAACAAAGCGGCGAAAATACCGTTAACATAGAAAATCTATACCAATTAAGTATTCCAAAATATTATGGTGATGATTCTCAAAAAACTTTTAGCACGCTTGAAGAATTAGGGAAAAAACTCCAATCCATAGAAAATCAGATACGAAAACTTAAAGAAAATTCATGAAAACCTTTCAATCCCAAATAAAAGATGTCATTTATGGAAATAATGTTTGTGTAATTATGCCTTCTAATCTTTATGGTTGCACACTTGGCAACAACGTATTTGTAGGTCCGTTTGTAGAAATCCAAAGAGATGCTTGCATTGGTGAAAATACAAGAATTCAAAGTCATAGTTTTATTTGTTCTCTTGTAAGCATTGGTAAAGATTGTTTTATCGGGCATGGAGTGATGTTTGTCAATGATCTTTTTGAAAATGGCTACCTTGCACCCAATGAACAAAGCTGGAAAAAAACAATTATCGCCAATCGTGTCTATATAGGATCAAATGCCACTATATTGCCTATATCTATCTGTGATGATGTTGTGATTGGCGCAGGCAGTGTTGTTACCAAAGATATTATAAAACCCGGAATCTATGCGGGTAACCCTGCAAAAAAATTACGTGATTTAAAAAATAAGAATTCTGTATGCAAGTAGCTGTTATCGGATATGGGTATTGGGGGATTAATGTTTCCAAAAGCCTTTTTAAAAATCCAAATTTTCATCTCAAAACAATTTTTGACAACGATATCCAACGCGTCCAAGAAGCGCAAAAAATTTATTCTTTTGACCTTTATGAAGATTATGACTCAATCCTCAAAGATAATAATATAGAAGCTATCTTTATTGTCACTCCTCCCCATACTCATTATCATCTTGCTAAACTTGCTCTGGAAGCAAAAAAACATGTTTTTGTTGAAAAACCTCTTACAACCAATGTCCAACAAGCTTATAAACTCTATGAAATAGCTCAAAAAAATAATTGTGCCCTCTATTGCGATCATACATTTTTGCATTCTCCGGCAATCAAGTGGCTCAAAGAAAACATCCATTCATTTGGAAATATTGTATATATCAATTCTCGCCGTATCAATTTAGGACTTTTTCAAAGTAGTGTTGATGTTATTTGGGATTTGGCAATCCATGATATTTCCATCATTGATGCCCTCGTAGGCTTAGACATCAAAAAAGCAAATACATTTACAAAAAAATATCAAAACTATCCCAAC is a genomic window containing:
- a CDS encoding ShlB/FhaC/HecB family hemolysin secretion/activation protein gives rise to the protein MKFFWFFLIVLKVLWASNTNSELQNQNRILDLLEKQKEQNYIQEQLQYPDKYKSDDQGEIKEFEDNKEYIFSHISIQSQIKIPKTLIKMLANYQNKPLKKQDIFEIIKKTSEYYIKKGYTTTLVTIKSGNVKTGKLVLEVKLGYINHIEIKNSKYSNIRVFDAFPIGKNDILDIYALDQGIENLNNGGYYYQMRVEPSQKLDYSNILIEEFKTPGGISIGFNNSSTIDKGSFRSVLGLNQYNLLGINDTLSLNYMERFIHRRNKNKESIYSANYTLPFRYWKFLYSASYTDSYTDIQAQFGSYSNKSENLRNTFKIQRVLHRNKTAKTTVYAELKLRGQKNKINEVLIEINSKKYTALGIGIEHVNKLFGGNLYLDIEYLRGVPFFGGYKDTKNSIFKAQYNKLNLSASWQKYLYYGNYVALMYRLNVGASYSGDELYYADKFFIGDQYTVRGFKESSLALDKGGYISQTITLKPVYLQGSIWNLEPFFGLDYGGGRDYGLSHNDHIAGVAFGVNYFWKIISLGVTISQPLMRSKDMPAEFVPIYFNLNIFM
- a CDS encoding N-6 DNA methylase, producing the protein MKKLLDCFEYLKRYHIDVLDTISIMLELFILKIQNPQAIKSLIQRDTKKEFIYGKLQISIQTLIKSSFYVKINPNVNILKILKTIDQISLDNKTIEQFLHTITQKKTANKLYYYSTPLEINQLLISLLDIQTDDEIYNPCYGIGSVFLSIANITDKIHLYGEELDERLSNIAHLIAQVTQIKDAKLYVNDILKQPIFKTKNGFERFDKVLCNPPLYAHMGIEYLKEDERFGKMGILVKNYPELVFLTHALAHLKKRGVFIIRNQTLQKSSLEEKLRERLCKEKMIEAVIELPKNIFPHQNHEFSILVISPNNENILHINANNEYFYQKDGKYNRLLHVDEIANIFKKKLKTPYSTLTPLSQVQIHDLRAQTYLNKHHRLEHTHTLQSLQVEIFRGQRVYGSPKDKTITYYDVGIADFKPYGFTQSFDNKKFSGDILKIKKYALKSYDILLSLRGISPKIALLGEIDCICVANAGIITLRTKDKKTAISLYCYFFSTQGENALKKIYEQSGENTVNIENLYQLSIPKYYGDDSQKTFSTLEELGKKLQSIENQIRKLKENS
- a CDS encoding Gfo/Idh/MocA family oxidoreductase; its protein translation is MQVAVIGYGYWGINVSKSLFKNPNFHLKTIFDNDIQRVQEAQKIYSFDLYEDYDSILKDNNIEAIFIVTPPHTHYHLAKLALEAKKHVFVEKPLTTNVQQAYKLYEIAQKNNCALYCDHTFLHSPAIKWLKENIHSFGNIVYINSRRINLGLFQSSVDVIWDLAIHDISIIDALVGLDIKKANTFTKKYQNYPNNALANINLELHNGIIITINVSWLSPIKVREMIIGGEKKTAIYDDTQKNKITLFDTGVIIKDEFDKNSLYQKMVAYKLGEQQTPILENFMSLDASIASFHAAMLQSTLYHAQKDHVLRVIQALEIISKS
- a CDS encoding acyltransferase, with translation MKTFQSQIKDVIYGNNVCVIMPSNLYGCTLGNNVFVGPFVEIQRDACIGENTRIQSHSFICSLVSIGKDCFIGHGVMFVNDLFENGYLAPNEQSWKKTIIANRVYIGSNATILPISICDDVVIGAGSVVTKDIIKPGIYAGNPAKKLRDLKNKNSVCK